A portion of the bacterium genome contains these proteins:
- a CDS encoding TusE/DsrC/DsvC family sulfur relay protein → MAIIEGPGGPVELDERGYLKNAADWTRELAPLLASREGLRQLTPDHWRLIEVMRAHHAERGAMPMIRELCRATGFSLQRIYELFPKGPGQDACRVAGLPKPDSCV, encoded by the coding sequence ATGGCGATCATCGAAGGTCCCGGCGGCCCCGTCGAACTGGATGAACGGGGCTACCTGAAGAACGCCGCCGACTGGACGCGCGAACTGGCCCCGCTGCTGGCTTCGCGCGAAGGCCTGCGCCAGCTCACGCCCGACCACTGGCGCCTGATCGAGGTCATGCGCGCGCATCATGCCGAGCGCGGCGCCATGCCGATGATCCGCGAGCTCTGCCGCGCCACCGGCTTCTCGCTGCAGCGCATCTACGAACTGTTCCCGAAGGGGCCGGGGCAGGACGCTTGCCGCGTGGCCGGGCTGCCGAAGCCGGACTCCTGCGTCTAG
- the mutM gene encoding bifunctional DNA-formamidopyrimidine glycosylase/DNA-(apurinic or apyrimidinic site) lyase, translating into MPELPEVESVGRALSAALTGRRLTGLEIRWGGVFEPSPKAVRAALLQRRLTGLHRHGKYLIARFEDDAGTASFLMIHLRMTGQFLAQPDYEPDRHVHVTFDFDGHAVHFRDVRKFGRLTLVEDGTSPAALAHVGPDMMTVKTADWLARVRGRGAPFKSVLLDQGVAAGLGNIYADESLFLAGVHPLARPRDLDEAVLREVLRRAKRVLRLAIRHGGTTFLDFRNFHGQPGNFRRKLRVYGRGGEPCRDCGTTIERMVIGGRSSSWCPACQPER; encoded by the coding sequence GTGCCGGAACTGCCCGAGGTCGAAAGCGTCGGCCGCGCCCTGTCGGCGGCACTCACCGGGCGCCGCCTGACGGGCCTGGAAATCCGCTGGGGCGGCGTGTTCGAGCCGTCGCCCAAGGCGGTGCGCGCGGCGCTGCTGCAACGCCGGCTGACCGGACTGCATCGCCACGGCAAATACCTCATCGCCCGCTTCGAGGACGACGCCGGCACCGCTTCGTTCCTCATGATCCACCTGCGCATGACGGGCCAGTTCCTGGCCCAGCCCGACTACGAGCCCGACCGCCATGTGCACGTGACCTTCGACTTCGACGGGCATGCCGTCCACTTCCGCGACGTGCGCAAGTTCGGCCGCCTGACGCTGGTGGAAGACGGCACGTCGCCGGCCGCGCTGGCCCACGTGGGTCCCGACATGATGACGGTGAAGACCGCCGACTGGCTGGCGCGGGTGCGCGGTCGCGGCGCGCCGTTCAAGAGCGTGCTGCTCGACCAGGGCGTCGCGGCGGGGCTGGGCAACATCTACGCCGACGAGTCGCTGTTCCTGGCCGGCGTGCATCCGCTGGCGCGGCCGCGCGACCTCGACGAAGCCGTACTGCGCGAGGTGCTGCGCCGCGCGAAGCGGGTGCTGCGCCTGGCCATCAGGCACGGTGGCACCACCTTCCTCGATTTCCGCAACTTCCACGGCCAGCCGGGCAATTTCCGGCGCAAGCTGCGCGTGTACGGGCGCGGCGGCGAGCCCTGCCGCGACTGCGGCACGACCATCGAGCGGATGGTGATCGGGGGCCGCTCCAGCAGCTGGTGCCCTGCCTGCCAGCCCGAGCGCTAG
- a CDS encoding TerB family tellurite resistance protein produces MGLLGTLVGGSLGFMMFGPFGAIVGGAIGANIGESGPRPSMGGPSNYGSTGYNQRTYGNSPYGAPVRDARQAQQAFLVAMISLAAKVAKADGRVTEQEVRSFDAFLRDRLGMSPEDRRVAASLFNQARDSAVPAEEFARQVRALIGHEPDRLRDLMALLMSVAAADAGIDQAEDRLLRSIAREMGLNARDYETAAAMFDPRRSIDASYAVLGVTRDATDEEVKKAYRRLAREHHPDVVVNKGMGEDFRKFADEKMRQINAAYDAVKESRGL; encoded by the coding sequence ATGGGTTTGCTGGGTACGCTGGTGGGCGGGAGCCTCGGATTCATGATGTTCGGTCCGTTCGGGGCCATTGTCGGTGGCGCCATCGGCGCGAACATCGGCGAGTCGGGCCCGCGTCCGTCCATGGGCGGCCCCAGCAACTACGGGTCAACCGGCTACAACCAGAGAACTTACGGCAACAGCCCCTACGGCGCCCCCGTGCGCGACGCCCGGCAGGCCCAGCAGGCCTTCCTGGTGGCGATGATCAGCCTGGCGGCCAAGGTGGCCAAGGCGGACGGGCGCGTGACCGAACAGGAAGTGCGCTCGTTCGACGCCTTCCTGCGCGACCGCCTGGGCATGTCGCCCGAAGACCGGCGCGTGGCCGCCAGTCTGTTCAACCAGGCGCGTGATTCGGCCGTCCCGGCCGAGGAATTCGCGCGCCAGGTGCGGGCCCTGATCGGCCACGAGCCCGACCGGTTGCGCGACCTGATGGCGCTGCTGATGAGTGTGGCGGCGGCCGACGCCGGCATCGACCAGGCCGAGGACCGGCTGCTGCGCTCGATCGCCCGCGAGATGGGCCTGAACGCGCGCGACTATGAGACGGCCGCGGCCATGTTCGACCCGCGGCGCAGCATCGACGCCTCCTACGCGGTGCTGGGCGTGACGCGCGATGCCACCGACGAGGAAGTGAAGAAGGCGTACCGGCGGCTCGCGCGCGAGCATCACCCCGACGTGGTGGTGAACAAGGGCATGGGCGAGGACTTCCGGAAGTTCGCCGACGAGAAGATGCGCCAGATCAACGCTGCATATGACGCCGTCAAGGAATCGCGGGGATTGTAG